One genomic region from Cataglyphis hispanica isolate Lineage 1 chromosome 11, ULB_Chis1_1.0, whole genome shotgun sequence encodes:
- the LOC126853155 gene encoding putative uncharacterized protein DDB_G0285119 gives MEFTRRQLVLISVGILWSCVLGLQRPPPRYSQQYMPETSFSCRNKIVGSYYADPETDCQVFHVCVSVAGSIQDYKFLCPNDTAFDQESQTCADWYDVDCEAATLYYASDNFDLYRIGSGLESMHYDNLRSDAEPQDHLQRSETSDAVRSSANALNRVSSSNYNSNREVLRGSSSGNFYNRNNKEDEYESEKSYKEDVNQDTKKKIGGVRKVSRKQPYNGNGYSSTTTTLAPAAPSQQNYNNNYYNNNAYNQRSTTYVASSTTVRPLQENYNRNQNTQRYNVPSSTTYRPSTTYQDAYSNHQSSPSTTSRTTPPHNVFSTNVYNVYNPNYNQQNAVSGSFQVTTLRPSSYSPKTNYQTNYQFPQSTTTVQPSTNYQQTNDFNNYQQRNYNNIQRGNVAYSSSTTSASTVYDNHYNNNGQYRSSTRQDIPQTTAKYFANNFASNSYAPTTYSPATKKYVNGDNTVAQTTALRNNDNGQYHDKAINQAIKSSTQYYDSTKTPKKATQYNNYDGASGGKSYYIETSTGSFDLARSSVGIGFSPASINHLAESPRTTTPVPRRPSSVTTYNPNSFSSSAQRASQSTTTPRGITYVSGSARPFTSTTRLPSSSSSTTARPKSGKKNDYDYAYYDNAGGLEYDGVDLEHVTSNKESTKIARN, from the exons ATGGAGTTCACGAGGCGACAACTCGTCCTAATCTCGG TGGGAATATTATGGAGTTGCGTACTAGGTCTTCAACGACCACCGCCGAGATACTCCCAACAGTATATGCCGGAAACTTCCTTCTCCTGTCGCAATAAAATCGTCGGTAGCTATTACGCGGACCCTGAGACTGACTGCCAAGTCTTCCACGTCTGTGTCTCTGTGGCTGGCTCTATTCAAGATTATAA atTCCTGTGTCCCAATGACACCGCCTTTGATCAAGAGAGCCAGACTTGTGCGGACTGGTATGACGTAGATTGCGAGGCCGCGACCCTTTATTACGCCAGCGACAACTTCGACTTATATAGAATCGGTTCCGGTCTCGAATCCATGCATTACGATAATCTTCGCAGCGACGCCGAGCCCCAGGATCATCTTCAGCGCAGCGAGACTAGTGACGCAGTTCGATCCTCCGCTAATGCACTGAATCGAGTGTCCTCATCCAACTACAACAGCAATCGCGAGGTACTGCGAGGTAGCAGTAGCGgtaatttctataatagaaACAATAAAGAGGATGAATACGAGTCCGAGAAGTCGTACAAGGAGGATGTGAATCAAGACACCAAGAAAAAGATCGGCGGCGTCAGGAAGGTCAGCAGGAAGCAGCCGTACAATGGTAACGGCTATTCGTCGACGACTACCACGTTAGCGCCTGCCGCTCCCAGTCAGCAAAACTACAACAACAATTATTACAACAACAACGCGTATAATCAACGATCCACGACGTACGTTGCCTCGTCGACGACCGTCCGACCTTTGCAAGAAAACTACAACCGAAATCAGAACACCCAGAGATACAACGTACCGTCTTCCACGACATATCGACCTAGCACGACGTATCAGGACGCGTATAGTAATCATCAGTCATCACCCAGCACGACTAGCAGAACGACGCCGCCGCATAATGTCTTCAGCACGAATGTCTACAACGTTTACAATCCTAATTACAATCAACAGAACGCCGTCAGCGGTTCCTTCCAAGTCACAACCCTGAGACCGAGCAGCTACAGCCCGAAGACGAATTATCAAACCAACTATCAATTCCCGCAGTCTACCACCACTGTCCAGCCGAGCACCAACTACCAACAGACTAacgatttcaataattatcagCAACGAAACTACAACAATATCCAACGAGGAAATGTTGCGTACTCATCGTCCACTACATCCGCGTCTACCGTCTACGATAATCATTACAACAACAACGGCCAGTATAGATCATCTACTAGACAGGACATTCCTCAGACTACCGCGAAATACTTTGCCAATAATTTCGCGAGCAATAGTTACGCGCCCACCACTTACAGCCCGGCGACGAAGAAATACGTGAACGGGGATAACACGGTTGCGCAGACGACCGCCTTGCGGAACAATGATAACGGCCAATATCACGACAAAGCCATTAACCAGGCGATAAAATCCTCCACGCAGTATTATGACAGTACGAAGACGCCAAAGAAGGCGACTcagtataataattacgatGGAGCGAGTGGTGGCAAGTCGTATTACATCGAGACCAGCACGGGTAGCTTCGACCTCGCGAGATCCTCTGTCGGGATCGGTTTCAGCCCCGCGAGTATCAACCATCTTGCCGAGTCGCCAAGAACTACCACACCGGTACCAAG GCGGCCTTCCAGCGTTACCACTTACAATCCGAACAGCTTTAGCTCCAGCGCTCAGAGAGCCAGCCAGTCGACGACGACGCCACGTGGCATTACTTACGTCAGCGGATCTGCGAGACCATTTACGTCGACGACCAGATTACCTAGTAGTAGCAGTAGCACGACAGCGCGACCGAAATCGGGCAAGAAGAACGATTACGATTATGCTTATTATGACAATGCGGGTGGCCTAGAGTACGATGGAGTCGATCTTGAGCACGTCACCAGTAACAAGGAATCGACAAAGATCGCGAGGAATTAA